In Aquimarina sp. TRL1, a single window of DNA contains:
- a CDS encoding deoxyribodipyrimidine photo-lyase — translation MKQKVVIHWFRRDLRLYDNTALHHALSSGLPVIPVFIFDTGIISGLPEDDARISFIYSLLKNIQDTLENNFSSSIHLYHTNPETAFIQICNDYDVQAVYTNHDYEPYATERDTCIGNFLKSKNISWHTYKDQVIFEKEDIVKKDNSPYIVYTPYKNKWLEKFDSSLLVPFSIKGNNFASIKKKFPTLTEIGFKVSDKTVTPYDLSSIRINNYEETRNFPAIASGTSRLGPYLRFGVLSIREVVQKAIEQPNKTFLSELIWREFFMQILWHFPHTPHSAFKPKYDRIPWRNNEIEFEKWKKGLTGYPLVDAGMRQLQQTGYMHNRVRMVVASFLCKHLLIDWRWGEAYFAETLLDYELAANVGNWQWASGSGVDAAPYFRIFNPTTQITKFDKSHSYIKTWVKDLQELSYPTPIVDHKTARERCLETYKKALL, via the coding sequence ATGAAACAAAAAGTAGTCATCCATTGGTTTCGAAGAGACCTGAGATTATACGACAATACCGCTTTGCATCATGCATTATCAAGTGGGCTTCCTGTGATCCCTGTCTTTATATTTGATACTGGCATTATATCTGGTCTTCCTGAAGACGATGCAAGAATATCATTTATATACTCCTTATTAAAAAACATTCAGGATACATTAGAAAACAACTTTAGTTCATCAATACATCTTTATCATACTAATCCGGAAACTGCTTTTATACAAATTTGCAACGACTATGACGTTCAGGCAGTCTACACTAATCATGACTATGAACCATATGCCACAGAAAGAGATACCTGCATAGGAAACTTTCTGAAAAGTAAAAATATTTCCTGGCATACATATAAAGATCAGGTTATTTTTGAGAAAGAGGATATCGTAAAAAAAGACAATTCTCCCTATATTGTCTATACCCCTTATAAGAACAAATGGTTAGAGAAATTCGATTCTTCGTTACTAGTGCCATTTTCTATTAAAGGGAACAATTTTGCTTCTATCAAAAAAAAGTTCCCTACACTGACAGAAATCGGATTCAAGGTATCTGACAAAACCGTTACTCCGTATGACCTCTCATCGATACGCATCAACAATTATGAAGAGACAAGAAATTTTCCTGCAATTGCCTCTGGTACATCCAGGTTAGGTCCTTATCTGCGTTTTGGCGTTCTCAGTATAAGAGAAGTAGTTCAAAAAGCAATAGAACAACCTAACAAAACATTCTTGTCCGAATTAATCTGGAGAGAATTTTTTATGCAAATCCTTTGGCATTTTCCACACACTCCTCATAGCGCATTTAAACCAAAATATGATCGGATACCATGGAGAAATAATGAAATTGAATTTGAAAAATGGAAAAAAGGGCTTACAGGATACCCATTAGTTGATGCAGGAATGAGGCAATTACAGCAAACGGGATATATGCACAATCGGGTGCGTATGGTAGTAGCAAGTTTTCTCTGCAAACATCTCTTAATCGATTGGAGATGGGGTGAAGCATATTTTGCAGAAACCCTGCTCGATTATGAATTAGCAGCTAATGTAGGGAACTGGCAATGGGCTTCCGGATCGGGAGTAGATGCAGCTCCGTATTTCAGAATATTTAACCCTACTACTCAAATCACAAAATTTGACAAATCACATAGCTACATCAAAACCTGGGTAAAAGATCTGCAAGAACTGAGCTATCCTACTCCAATAGTAGATCATAAAACTGCCAGAGAACGCTGTCTAGAAACCTACAAAAAAGCATTACTCTAA
- a CDS encoding DUF2911 domain-containing protein, with product MKKIVLFLSTSLFCLGATAQVETPQPSPNSKIEQVVGLTDVTVSYSRPSKKGRTIFGGLVPYDKLWRTGANANTKISFSDDVKIGGKELKKGEYAVFTKPGKENWEVIFYSDASNWGTPRNWDDSKVALKTTVKASALPMSVETFTILFSDFTMDSAKLNFVWDTTEVAFKIEVPSKKKAIASIEKVLAGPSANDYYQAAVFYKNTKDFAKAKQYIDKAVTLRKEPAFWHLRQQSLIYAASGDKAGAIKAAKSSLELAKKAGNDDYVKLNQDSLKEWGAK from the coding sequence ATGAAAAAAATTGTCTTATTTTTAAGCACATCACTATTTTGCTTAGGGGCTACTGCACAGGTTGAAACGCCACAACCTAGCCCGAATTCTAAGATAGAACAGGTAGTGGGATTAACAGATGTTACCGTTTCTTATTCTAGACCTAGTAAGAAAGGTCGTACTATATTCGGAGGATTGGTTCCTTATGATAAATTATGGAGAACTGGTGCTAATGCGAATACTAAAATATCGTTTAGCGATGATGTTAAAATAGGAGGGAAAGAACTAAAAAAAGGAGAGTATGCGGTTTTTACAAAACCTGGAAAAGAGAATTGGGAGGTTATATTCTATTCTGATGCTTCTAACTGGGGTACTCCTAGAAATTGGGATGATAGTAAGGTAGCACTGAAAACAACTGTTAAGGCTAGTGCATTACCAATGAGTGTGGAGACCTTCACGATTTTATTTAGTGATTTTACAATGGATAGCGCGAAACTTAATTTTGTATGGGATACTACAGAAGTAGCTTTTAAAATTGAGGTTCCTTCTAAGAAAAAAGCAATAGCAAGTATTGAGAAAGTATTAGCAGGACCTAGTGCTAATGATTACTATCAAGCAGCTGTTTTTTATAAGAATACAAAAGATTTTGCAAAAGCAAAACAATATATAGACAAAGCGGTTACTTTGAGAAAAGAGCCTGCTTTTTGGCACCTGAGACAACAATCTCTTATTTATGCTGCTAGCGGAGATAAAGCAGGAGCGATTAAAGCTGCAAAATCATCGCTAGAACTTGCTAAAAAAGCTGGAAATGATGATTATGTAAAACTAAATCAAGATTCCTTAAAAGAATGGGGGGCGAAGTAA
- a CDS encoding Gfo/Idh/MocA family protein codes for MDKTIHWGILGCGSIARKFAQDLQTVPNAQLTAVASRSTENAQNFANQYNARTYYTSYEALCKDDNIDIIYIATPHVFHHEQTLLCLHHKKAVLCEKPFAMNKEQVQEMITLAQKNKLFLMEALWTYFLPHYQELLSIINNKELGAIRSLTADFGYYSTFDPDSRVYNKALGGGSLLDIGIYPLFAALSMIGYPDDIQASANMTSTGVDENCHIKLQYKSGVSASLYSTITKKTKTEAILVFEEGTIHIHSQFHKPTSFTIEKNGKKETRKFPVTTFGYNFEAVHAQEMLLAGKTESPIMSFDKSLQLIQLLDQVRQQINLIY; via the coding sequence ATGGATAAAACAATACATTGGGGCATATTAGGATGTGGATCTATTGCGCGAAAATTTGCACAAGACTTGCAAACAGTTCCTAATGCTCAATTAACTGCTGTAGCAAGCAGGAGTACAGAAAATGCTCAAAACTTTGCTAATCAATACAATGCCCGAACCTATTACACATCTTACGAAGCATTGTGTAAGGATGACAATATCGATATTATTTATATTGCTACTCCTCATGTTTTCCATCATGAGCAGACACTTCTTTGTTTACATCATAAAAAAGCAGTGCTATGTGAAAAACCATTTGCGATGAACAAAGAACAAGTTCAGGAGATGATTACACTTGCTCAAAAGAATAAATTGTTCTTAATGGAAGCATTATGGACCTATTTTTTACCACACTATCAAGAGCTGTTGTCTATTATTAACAATAAAGAATTAGGGGCAATCCGATCTTTAACGGCTGATTTTGGATATTACAGTACTTTTGATCCTGATAGCAGAGTCTACAACAAAGCATTAGGAGGTGGTAGTCTTCTCGATATTGGTATTTATCCTCTTTTTGCTGCGCTAAGCATGATTGGTTACCCTGATGACATACAAGCTTCCGCGAACATGACTTCAACCGGAGTAGATGAGAATTGCCACATTAAATTACAATACAAAAGTGGAGTTTCTGCCAGTTTATATAGTACGATTACTAAAAAAACAAAGACAGAAGCTATCCTTGTTTTTGAAGAAGGAACCATACATATACATTCACAATTTCACAAACCAACCAGTTTTACTATAGAAAAAAATGGTAAAAAAGAAACAAGAAAATTTCCTGTAACCACCTTCGGTTATAATTTTGAGGCAGTACATGCTCAAGAAATGCTTTTGGCAGGAAAAACCGAAAGCCCAATAATGTCTTTTGATAAAAGTCTGCAATTGATACAATTATTAGATCAGGTACGACAACAAATAAACCTTATCTATTAA
- a CDS encoding SDR family NAD(P)-dependent oxidoreductase — MKNILLIGGSYGIGFEIALKLHREYNIFIASRTAENLGNLEVTHIPYDATKDEIDISLLPETIDGFVYCPGSITLKPFEQLSHEAFEKDLQINFTFLIKVIHTILPRLKNATQASLIFFSTVAVKLGMPYHTSVAAAKGAIEGFARALAAEYAPKFRVNVIAPSLTNTPLANQLLSTDLKKQKMNDRHPLGRIGQTTDIANISKFLLSDDSSWITGQVIGVDGGMSTLHTH; from the coding sequence ATGAAAAATATACTCCTCATTGGTGGAAGCTATGGTATTGGTTTTGAAATAGCATTAAAACTACACAGAGAATACAATATCTTTATCGCTTCCAGAACAGCAGAGAATTTAGGAAATTTAGAAGTAACACACATCCCTTATGATGCGACTAAAGATGAAATAGATATCTCTTTGCTACCAGAAACCATTGATGGATTTGTGTATTGCCCGGGAAGCATTACACTAAAACCCTTCGAGCAGTTATCACATGAAGCTTTTGAAAAAGACCTTCAGATTAATTTTACCTTCTTAATTAAAGTAATCCATACTATTCTTCCCAGATTAAAAAATGCCACGCAAGCCAGTCTTATCTTTTTTAGTACGGTAGCTGTAAAACTAGGAATGCCTTATCACACCAGTGTTGCTGCTGCCAAGGGAGCCATCGAAGGTTTTGCACGAGCCTTAGCCGCAGAATACGCTCCTAAATTCAGAGTAAACGTTATCGCCCCATCCCTAACCAATACCCCATTAGCCAATCAATTATTGAGCACAGACCTCAAAAAACAAAAAATGAATGACAGGCATCCTTTAGGACGTATTGGTCAAACTACTGACATCGCTAATATTTCCAAATTCTTATTAAGTGATGACAGCAGTTGGATTACAGGTCAAGTTATTGGTGTTGACGGAGGAATGTCGACCTTACACACCCACTAA
- a CDS encoding SRPBCC family protein — protein sequence MKLYRLSQKQRLPLSVEAAWNFLSDPKNLSVITPDYMGFTIVSGADRKMYPGQIIQYIVTPVLGIKNTWVTEITHVVDQHYFVDEQRFGPYALWHHKHFIKEIPGGVEMEDIIDYKLPFGILGRCIHPFIVKPKLEEIFKYRRKKLIDLFGTFD from the coding sequence ATGAAGTTATATCGTTTATCTCAAAAACAGAGATTACCCCTCTCTGTAGAAGCTGCATGGAACTTCTTATCCGATCCTAAAAACCTATCCGTAATAACTCCTGATTATATGGGGTTTACTATTGTATCCGGAGCTGATAGAAAAATGTACCCAGGACAAATCATTCAATATATTGTTACTCCAGTATTGGGAATAAAAAACACCTGGGTAACAGAAATCACACATGTTGTAGATCAGCATTATTTTGTTGATGAGCAGCGATTCGGACCATATGCACTATGGCATCACAAACATTTTATCAAAGAAATTCCCGGAGGTGTAGAAATGGAGGATATCATAGATTATAAACTACCATTTGGAATTCTGGGGCGTTGTATACATCCTTTTATTGTCAAACCAAAATTGGAAGAAATATTCAAGTATCGAAGAAAAAAGCTAATTGATTTATTTGGTACATTTGACTAA
- a CDS encoding MIP/aquaporin family protein, which translates to MRRKYISEFIGTFALIFCGTGAMTINEVTGGDVTHVGIGITWGLIVMAMIYAFGEISGAHLNPAVTIAFAFAKKFEWREVPIFIIAQTTGAILASTILLLLFPESEFLGGTIPSITPFRAFIMELILTYFLMLVIINVSTGSKEIGIMAGIAIGGTVALEAIFAGPVTNASMNPARSFAPALLSEHWEHQWLYFIAPCIGALLAVGTCKLTKPDNCCVDCS; encoded by the coding sequence ATGAGAAGAAAATACATATCCGAGTTCATTGGTACCTTTGCATTAATATTCTGTGGTACAGGCGCAATGACTATCAACGAAGTTACCGGTGGTGATGTTACCCATGTCGGTATCGGGATTACCTGGGGATTAATTGTAATGGCAATGATCTATGCATTTGGAGAGATTTCAGGAGCCCATCTCAATCCCGCTGTAACAATCGCATTCGCTTTTGCCAAAAAATTTGAATGGAGAGAAGTCCCTATTTTTATCATAGCACAAACTACAGGTGCTATTCTGGCCAGTACAATCCTTTTATTACTATTCCCCGAAAGTGAATTTCTGGGAGGTACCATTCCGAGTATTACACCTTTTAGAGCATTTATAATGGAATTAATACTAACTTATTTTCTAATGCTGGTTATCATAAATGTGTCTACCGGTTCCAAGGAAATTGGAATTATGGCCGGTATCGCTATCGGAGGAACCGTAGCCTTAGAAGCTATTTTTGCAGGACCAGTTACCAATGCTTCTATGAATCCGGCTCGTTCATTTGCCCCTGCTCTATTATCAGAACATTGGGAACACCAATGGTTATATTTTATCGCTCCTTGTATTGGAGCACTATTAGCTGTCGGAACGTGCAAACTGACTAAACCAGACAACTGTTGCGTTGACTGTTCATAG